A genomic window from Candidatus Denitrolinea symbiosum includes:
- a CDS encoding formate dehydrogenase subunit alpha, which translates to MIKPDHITTTTCPYCGVGCTLQLHVKDNFIFKVTSPFDSPVNQGNLCVKGRYGYDFVYHPKRVTKPLIRKTPQKAGVRTQAFDLSEWREATWDEALDYVADRLVEIYRRDGPDAMAVYCCAKATNEDNYLLQKMYRALFRTNNVDHCTRLCHAGSVVALQQAVGSSAMSNTASQVIQNDVFIVTGSNTSENHPIVALQMKDAVMNYGAKMIVIDPRRIELVDFAEMWLPLKPGTNVPVFSAMAHVIVKENLVNWDFVNSRTENLDEFLASLEKFTPEFAEEVSGVPAEDIRKAARLYANAGKAAIYWGMGISQLSHGTASAMAIIHLAFLTGHIGRDGTGLNPLRGQNNVQGASDMGAMPFHYPGYMRVDNPENRAKWEKRWNIEEGGLSLKLGLTTTEILSHAHEGGVRALYIMGENPMMSEPNLNLTRHHMQQLEFIVAQDIFINESGAFADVFLPATPFAEKDGTFSNTDRRVQRVRAAHPPRGDARPDWRIICDLARRLESRLGRDTAFWDYSNPEEILREMASVNLDYAGIAYERIEKVGLIYPVPDLNHPGTPTLFTESFPRGRGKFHPLDYVPVKEPVDDEFPFILTTGRILEHWHGGTLSRNSALDEAFPEARVEIHPADADIHGIRNDDPVRVTSRRGEVVLRATVTEKTTVGVVFIPWHFHEAAANLLTNDALDPQAKIPEFKACAVQVFPAREDELANPDVVAKRGRY; encoded by the coding sequence TTTCGTCTATCACCCCAAGCGCGTCACGAAGCCGCTCATCCGCAAAACCCCGCAGAAAGCGGGCGTGCGGACGCAGGCCTTCGACCTTTCCGAGTGGCGCGAGGCGACCTGGGATGAGGCGCTGGATTACGTCGCGGACCGTCTCGTGGAAATTTATCGGCGCGACGGCCCGGACGCGATGGCAGTCTACTGCTGCGCCAAGGCGACCAACGAAGACAACTATCTCCTGCAAAAAATGTACCGCGCCCTGTTCCGCACGAACAACGTGGACCACTGCACGCGTCTCTGCCACGCGGGGAGCGTGGTCGCGCTCCAGCAGGCGGTGGGATCGTCCGCCATGAGCAACACCGCCTCGCAGGTGATTCAGAACGACGTGTTCATCGTCACCGGCTCGAACACCAGCGAGAACCATCCCATTGTCGCGTTGCAGATGAAGGACGCGGTGATGAACTACGGCGCGAAGATGATCGTCATTGACCCGCGCCGCATCGAACTGGTGGACTTTGCCGAGATGTGGCTGCCGCTCAAACCCGGGACGAACGTGCCGGTCTTCTCGGCGATGGCGCACGTCATCGTCAAAGAGAACCTGGTCAATTGGGACTTCGTCAACTCGCGCACCGAAAACCTCGACGAATTCCTGGCGTCGCTCGAAAAATTCACGCCCGAATTTGCCGAAGAAGTGTCCGGCGTCCCGGCCGAGGACATCCGCAAGGCAGCGCGGCTTTATGCCAACGCGGGGAAGGCGGCGATCTATTGGGGCATGGGCATTTCGCAACTCTCGCACGGCACCGCCTCCGCGATGGCAATCATCCACCTGGCGTTCCTCACGGGACACATCGGGCGCGACGGCACGGGACTGAATCCCCTGCGCGGGCAGAACAACGTGCAGGGCGCAAGCGACATGGGCGCGATGCCATTCCACTATCCCGGCTACATGCGCGTCGACAATCCCGAAAACCGCGCCAAATGGGAAAAACGCTGGAACATCGAGGAGGGCGGCTTGAGTCTCAAACTCGGACTCACCACCACCGAGATTTTGAGTCACGCGCACGAGGGCGGCGTCCGCGCGCTCTACATCATGGGCGAGAACCCGATGATGTCCGAACCGAATCTTAACCTCACGCGCCATCACATGCAGCAGCTGGAATTTATCGTCGCGCAGGACATCTTTATCAACGAGAGCGGCGCGTTCGCGGACGTCTTCCTGCCCGCGACGCCCTTCGCCGAAAAAGACGGGACGTTCAGCAACACCGACCGGCGCGTCCAGCGCGTCCGCGCCGCGCATCCTCCGCGCGGGGACGCGCGTCCCGACTGGCGGATCATCTGCGACCTGGCGCGCCGCCTCGAATCCCGACTGGGACGGGATACCGCTTTCTGGGACTACTCAAACCCCGAGGAGATCCTGCGCGAGATGGCGAGCGTCAACCTCGATTACGCGGGTATCGCCTACGAGCGCATCGAAAAAGTCGGACTCATCTACCCCGTCCCCGATCTGAATCACCCCGGCACGCCGACCCTCTTCACCGAGTCGTTCCCGCGCGGACGCGGAAAATTCCATCCGCTCGATTACGTTCCCGTGAAGGAGCCGGTTGACGACGAATTCCCCTTCATCCTGACGACAGGACGCATCCTCGAGCACTGGCACGGCGGCACGCTTTCGAGGAACTCCGCGCTGGACGAAGCCTTCCCCGAAGCGCGCGTCGAGATCCATCCCGCCGACGCGGATATCCACGGCATCCGAAACGACGACCCGGTGCGGGTCACGTCGCGGCGCGGGGAGGTCGTCCTGCGCGCCACAGTGACCGAGAAGACGACCGTCGGCGTGGTCTTCATCCCCTGGCATTTTCACGAGGCGGCCGCGAACCTGTTGACGAACGACGCGCTCGATCCGCAGGCGAAGATCCCCGAGTTCAAGGCTTGCGCGGTGCAGGTCTTCCCTGCGCGGGAGGACGAACTGGCGAACCCCGATGTGGTGGCGAAGCGCGGCAGATACTAG
- a CDS encoding Mn-dependent transcriptional regulator, DtxR family, translated as MTESLTRSIQDYLKRIYELSEEGVAASTTELAARLNVAPASVTGMLQKLAAARPPLVIYKKRQGVTLTKAGLRAALEVIRHHRLLETWLVQTLGYTWDEVHEEAERLEHVISKDLESRIAAALGHPTRDPHGEPIPSADLTMPADASTPLAALRPAQTATVQRVDAADPNLLRHLESIGLVPGAEIQAAAYSEFDHNLTVKIGKKSNVLGLSVTTKIFVDVRQ; from the coding sequence ATGACAGAATCCCTGACCCGATCCATTCAGGATTACCTGAAACGCATCTACGAACTGAGCGAGGAGGGCGTGGCGGCCAGCACCACCGAACTGGCCGCGCGCTTGAACGTCGCGCCCGCTTCGGTGACGGGTATGCTGCAAAAACTTGCCGCCGCCAGGCCGCCGCTCGTGATCTATAAAAAGCGCCAGGGCGTCACGCTGACCAAAGCGGGGCTGCGGGCCGCGCTCGAAGTCATCCGCCATCACCGCCTGCTGGAAACCTGGCTGGTGCAGACGCTTGGCTACACCTGGGACGAGGTCCATGAGGAGGCGGAACGCCTGGAACACGTCATCTCGAAGGACCTGGAGTCCCGCATCGCGGCCGCGCTCGGCCACCCGACGCGCGACCCGCACGGAGAACCCATCCCCTCCGCCGACCTGACCATGCCCGCGGACGCCTCGACTCCGCTCGCGGCTCTTCGTCCCGCCCAGACCGCGACCGTCCAGCGCGTCGACGCCGCCGACCCGAACCTGCTGCGCCATCTTGAAAGCATCGGCCTCGTCCCCGGCGCGGAGATTCAAGCCGCGGCCTACTCCGAGTTCGATCACAATTTGACGGTGAAGATCGGGAAGAAATCGAACGTTCTTGGGTTGAGCGTCACGACGAAAATCTTCGTCGATGTACGCCAATAA
- a CDS encoding iron transporter FeoB, with protein sequence MTNTKITLPAERCETCPAYAQLEQMGIKTGDFDRVVALAGNPNTGKSTLFNALTGLKQHTGNWPGKTVTRAEGGYQFNSVKYKLVDLPGTYSLLSASQDEEVARDFILFGQPDCTIVVADATALERNLNLVMQVMEITDKVVVAVNLMDEARRKGLEVDARSLSRDLGVPAIPITARTGEGMSTLLTTVSEVIEGLVATKPLRVHGTPEFQKAVNELAPMIEQMAPGIPNARWLAIRLLDGDARVQKALSSGELAEIVSRQTRQDVQFSKKMSVEGRQ encoded by the coding sequence ATGACCAACACAAAAATCACCCTTCCCGCCGAGCGCTGCGAAACCTGTCCCGCGTACGCGCAGCTGGAGCAGATGGGAATCAAGACGGGCGACTTCGACCGCGTCGTCGCGCTGGCGGGCAACCCGAACACGGGCAAGTCCACGCTCTTCAACGCGCTGACGGGACTCAAGCAGCACACGGGCAACTGGCCTGGCAAGACCGTGACGCGCGCCGAGGGCGGCTACCAGTTCAACAGCGTGAAATACAAACTCGTTGACCTGCCTGGCACGTACTCGCTTTTATCGGCATCACAGGACGAAGAAGTGGCGCGCGACTTTATTTTGTTCGGCCAACCCGATTGCACCATCGTCGTCGCCGACGCGACCGCGCTGGAGCGCAACTTGAATCTCGTCATGCAGGTCATGGAGATCACCGACAAAGTCGTGGTCGCCGTCAATCTCATGGACGAAGCGCGCCGCAAAGGACTCGAAGTGGACGCCCGCTCGCTCTCGCGTGACCTGGGCGTTCCCGCCATCCCGATCACTGCGCGGACGGGCGAGGGCATGTCCACATTGCTGACGACTGTCTCCGAGGTGATCGAGGGGCTGGTCGCCACCAAGCCGCTGCGCGTCCACGGCACGCCCGAGTTCCAGAAAGCTGTCAACGAACTCGCGCCGATGATCGAGCAGATGGCGCCTGGCATCCCCAACGCGCGCTGGCTGGCGATTCGTCTCCTGGACGGGGACGCGCGCGTGCAGAAGGCGCTTTCGAGCGGAGAACTCGCCGAAATCGTGTCGCGCCAAACGCGGCAGGATGTCCAATTTAGCAAGAAGATGTCGGTTGAAGGAAGGCAATAG
- a CDS encoding iron transporter FeoB — translation MPLIKRFEDIIGWQEARKLVKEIYKITNEGAFARDFGMRDQIQRAAVSVMTNIAEGFDCDSQIEFARFLGFSRRSAVEVQSLLYAALDIGYINKAVFDSEYQQAEKTKSHHRRLENLPQKTLSVTLDTVTLDTGKLMNPNEILAKAEILRNNLSSGFRDEIVKSLYAEAEAIAQRAVKTAKDKKYDFDQKIDRLVTSPITGLPIMLILLAIIIWLTVSGANVASDAIANVLFAFGDWARAIFVSWSISWWITGFIWDGVYRGLAWVVSVMLPPMAIFFPAFTFLEDLGYLPRVAFNMDWLFKKAGAHGKQSLTMAMGFGCNAAGVVATRVIDSPRERLIAILTNNFVPCNGRFPTLIMLATVFVAAGFSGLASSVIAAGAVVGVVLLGVAFTFLMSWLLSRTVLKGEASAFTLELPPYRRPNISRILYTSIIDRTIFVLWRAMQTAAPAGAVIWILANVPFGTSNLAAAIANWLNPFGLLLGLDGVILLAYIIAIPANEIVVPTMMMMYTGAGMMIDGPGTSEAIRTLLIDQNGWTMLTAVNLMLFALLHNPCATTIMTIYKETKSYKWATVSVVITLGVAFIVTFLTASVARLMGWA, via the coding sequence ATGCCCCTCATAAAACGCTTCGAAGATATCATTGGCTGGCAGGAAGCACGCAAGTTGGTTAAAGAAATTTACAAGATCACAAATGAAGGAGCATTTGCCCGTGATTTTGGAATGCGAGATCAAATCCAACGCGCTGCCGTCTCTGTGATGACCAATATCGCCGAAGGATTTGATTGTGATTCGCAAATTGAATTCGCGCGGTTTCTGGGTTTCTCTCGCCGTTCGGCTGTCGAAGTTCAATCTCTTCTTTATGCCGCGCTTGACATTGGCTACATCAATAAAGCCGTATTCGATTCCGAATATCAACAAGCCGAAAAGACAAAAAGCCATCATCGGCGGCTTGAAAACCTCCCTCAAAAAACGCTCTCCGTGACACTTGACACTGTAACACTTGACACAGGAAAACTTATGAACCCCAACGAAATACTAGCCAAAGCAGAAATCCTCCGCAACAATCTTTCCAGCGGCTTCCGCGACGAGATCGTCAAATCCCTCTACGCCGAAGCCGAGGCCATCGCGCAGCGCGCCGTCAAAACCGCCAAAGACAAAAAATACGACTTCGACCAGAAGATAGACCGCCTCGTCACCTCGCCCATCACGGGTCTGCCGATCATGCTGATCCTGCTCGCCATCATCATCTGGCTGACCGTCTCTGGCGCGAACGTGGCTTCCGACGCGATCGCAAACGTACTCTTCGCGTTCGGCGATTGGGCGCGCGCCATCTTCGTTTCGTGGAGCATCTCCTGGTGGATCACAGGCTTCATCTGGGACGGCGTCTATCGCGGCCTGGCGTGGGTCGTCAGTGTCATGCTCCCGCCGATGGCGATCTTCTTTCCCGCCTTCACCTTTCTCGAAGACCTCGGCTATCTGCCGCGCGTGGCCTTCAACATGGACTGGCTCTTCAAAAAAGCAGGCGCGCACGGCAAGCAATCCCTCACCATGGCGATGGGCTTCGGCTGTAACGCCGCGGGTGTGGTCGCCACGCGCGTGATCGACTCGCCGCGCGAACGCCTGATCGCCATCCTCACCAACAATTTCGTCCCCTGCAATGGACGCTTCCCAACTCTCATCATGCTGGCGACGGTCTTCGTCGCCGCGGGCTTCAGCGGACTCGCCTCTTCCGTCATCGCGGCGGGCGCGGTCGTGGGAGTCGTTCTGCTCGGGGTCGCGTTCACCTTCCTCATGTCGTGGCTGCTCTCGCGCACCGTCCTCAAAGGCGAAGCCTCCGCGTTCACGCTCGAACTGCCTCCCTACCGCCGTCCAAATATCAGCCGCATCCTCTACACCTCCATCATTGACCGCACCATCTTCGTCCTCTGGCGCGCCATGCAGACGGCCGCCCCCGCCGGCGCGGTCATCTGGATACTCGCCAACGTTCCTTTCGGGACCTCGAACCTGGCCGCGGCCATCGCGAACTGGCTCAACCCCTTCGGCCTGCTCCTCGGTCTCGACGGCGTGATCCTGCTGGCCTACATCATCGCCATCCCCGCCAACGAGATCGTCGTCCCGACCATGATGATGATGTACACAGGCGCGGGCATGATGATTGACGGCCCCGGCACGAGCGAAGCCATCCGCACCCTGCTCATTGACCAGAACGGCTGGACGATGCTCACCGCGGTCAACCTGATGCTGTTCGCGCTCCTGCACAATCCCTGCGCCACGACAATTATGACCATCTACAAGGAAACCAAATCCTACAAGTGGGCGACGGTCAGTGTGGTGATCACGCTGGGAGTCGCATTCATCGTCACATTCCTGACGGCCAGCGTAGCGCGATTAATGGGCTGGGCATAG
- a CDS encoding aldehyde oxidoreductase, which translates to MSTINLTVNNQPYSLEAVPGETLSTLLRERLRLTGTKIGCDEAECGACTVLVDGEPMMSCVYPAERADGKTVLTIEGLAQRVHDEMKLHPLQEAFVEHGAVQCGFCIPGQIMTAHALLKRNPDADSDEIRFALKDTLCRCAGYPSIENAILAAAQALRTGEPVQKPTHVPDSIHGYKTVGHSHLRPEAVEKVTGAAVYTDDLKFEGMLYAKVKRAMIPHGFLTKLDISKAKALKGVAAVLTAEDIPAEKNHGLVIYDWPALVGLGERVRYVGDALAIVAAETSEIAEQAVGLIEAEFDLQPVISNPVMARQEGVPQIHEQGNLLKHIKVRKGDMEKGFAEADVILEHTFHTPTTDHAFMEPECSIGVPLPDGRMEIYVGSQIPYQDRTQVTRVMGWPEERVRIVGQLMGGGFGGKEDVAGQIHVAMLANVTQRPVKLLFDRRDSLIVHPKRHATQIRVKVGAKLDGCIVAMETELYGDTGAYASLGEKVMTRATTHSAGPYEIEHVRADCYAMYTNNPPAGAFRGFGVTQSAFAVESMMDMLADRLGIDRIELRRMNALRVGSVTNTGQRLTESVGLTECIDRVSNAMLQISGLSREDLFKPRVTPEAPHLVRSWGFASAYKNTGLGGGAPDISGADVELYEDGHFQVRSSAAELGQGLVTVMRLIVAEEMSVPPEQVRVLVMDTDLTPNGGPTTASRQTFVTGNASRYAAKTLRDQITAALAEKYDIRPEQIRYENGSIHVNGHSLSYADVYREMTALGQQPRVRYEYEAPKTKPLGEGGDMHFAFSFATQAAEVEVNKLTGEARVLRVVSANDVGAAINPLGLQGQVEGGVMMGLGNCLTEEFIVEEGNVVSDRLARYRIPGIMLTPEITSIIVEHPISAGPFGAKGVGEISSIPTTPAITNAIYNAVGVRIDKLPVDQELIARELWEREGK; encoded by the coding sequence ATGTCAACAATAAATCTCACTGTAAATAACCAGCCATATTCCCTCGAAGCCGTCCCCGGCGAGACGCTATCCACCCTCCTGCGCGAACGCCTGCGCCTGACGGGGACGAAGATCGGCTGCGACGAGGCCGAATGCGGAGCCTGCACCGTCCTGGTGGACGGCGAGCCGATGATGTCCTGCGTCTATCCCGCGGAGCGCGCGGACGGGAAGACCGTCCTCACCATCGAGGGACTCGCCCAGCGCGTCCACGATGAGATGAAACTGCATCCGCTGCAGGAAGCCTTCGTGGAACACGGCGCGGTGCAATGCGGATTCTGCATCCCCGGGCAGATTATGACCGCCCACGCCCTGCTGAAGCGGAATCCAGACGCGGACAGCGACGAGATCCGTTTCGCGCTCAAAGACACGCTCTGCCGCTGCGCGGGTTACCCGTCCATCGAGAACGCCATCCTCGCCGCGGCCCAGGCGCTGCGGACGGGAGAACCCGTCCAGAAGCCGACGCATGTCCCGGATTCGATCCACGGCTACAAGACCGTCGGTCATTCGCACCTGCGTCCCGAAGCGGTGGAGAAAGTCACCGGCGCGGCCGTCTACACCGACGATTTGAAGTTCGAGGGGATGCTGTACGCCAAAGTCAAGCGGGCGATGATCCCGCACGGCTTCCTGACGAAACTCGACATCTCCAAAGCCAAAGCGCTGAAAGGCGTCGCCGCGGTGTTGACCGCCGAGGATATCCCCGCTGAGAAAAATCACGGGCTGGTCATCTACGACTGGCCGGCGCTGGTTGGGCTGGGGGAACGCGTCCGCTACGTGGGGGACGCGCTCGCCATCGTCGCCGCGGAGACGTCCGAGATCGCGGAGCAGGCCGTCGGTCTGATCGAGGCGGAGTTCGACCTCCAGCCCGTGATCTCGAATCCCGTCATGGCACGCCAGGAGGGAGTCCCGCAGATCCACGAGCAGGGCAACCTGCTCAAGCACATCAAAGTCCGCAAGGGCGATATGGAGAAGGGCTTTGCCGAGGCCGACGTGATCCTCGAACACACCTTCCACACGCCGACCACCGACCACGCCTTCATGGAGCCGGAATGCAGCATCGGCGTGCCGCTGCCCGACGGCCGCATGGAAATTTACGTCGGCTCGCAGATCCCCTACCAGGACCGCACGCAGGTGACGCGGGTGATGGGCTGGCCCGAGGAACGCGTGCGCATCGTCGGGCAGTTGATGGGCGGCGGGTTCGGCGGCAAGGAGGACGTGGCGGGACAGATCCACGTCGCCATGCTCGCCAACGTCACGCAGCGCCCGGTGAAGTTGCTCTTCGACCGCCGCGATAGTTTGATCGTCCACCCGAAGCGTCACGCCACACAGATCCGCGTCAAAGTCGGCGCGAAACTGGACGGGTGCATCGTCGCCATGGAGACCGAACTCTACGGCGATACGGGCGCGTACGCCTCGCTCGGCGAAAAAGTGATGACCCGCGCCACCACGCATTCCGCCGGGCCGTACGAGATCGAACACGTCCGCGCGGATTGCTATGCCATGTACACGAACAACCCGCCTGCGGGCGCGTTCCGCGGCTTCGGCGTGACCCAGTCCGCGTTCGCGGTCGAATCGATGATGGACATGCTCGCCGACCGGCTGGGCATTGACCGCATCGAACTGCGCCGCATGAACGCCCTGCGCGTGGGCAGCGTCACCAACACGGGGCAGCGGCTGACCGAGTCGGTCGGCCTGACTGAATGTATTGACAGGGTCTCGAACGCCATGCTTCAAATCTCGGGGCTGAGCCGCGAGGACCTGTTCAAGCCGCGCGTCACGCCCGAAGCGCCGCACCTGGTACGTTCATGGGGCTTTGCCTCGGCCTACAAGAATACCGGCCTCGGCGGCGGCGCGCCCGATATTTCCGGCGCGGACGTTGAACTTTACGAGGACGGCCACTTTCAAGTCCGCAGTTCCGCCGCGGAGTTGGGACAGGGGCTCGTCACCGTGATGCGCCTGATCGTGGCCGAGGAGATGTCCGTCCCGCCCGAACAGGTGCGCGTCCTCGTCATGGACACCGACCTGACACCCAACGGCGGTCCCACCACCGCCTCGCGCCAGACGTTCGTCACTGGCAACGCCTCGCGGTACGCGGCCAAAACCCTGCGCGACCAGATTACCGCCGCGCTGGCGGAGAAATACGATATCCGCCCTGAGCAGATTCGATACGAAAACGGGAGCATCCACGTCAACGGGCATTCGTTGAGCTACGCGGACGTCTACCGGGAAATGACCGCCCTCGGACAGCAGCCCCGCGTCAGGTATGAATATGAAGCGCCGAAGACCAAGCCGCTCGGCGAGGGCGGCGACATGCACTTCGCGTTCTCGTTCGCGACTCAGGCCGCCGAAGTGGAAGTCAACAAACTGACGGGCGAAGCGCGCGTCCTGCGCGTCGTCTCGGCCAACGACGTGGGCGCGGCCATCAATCCGCTCGGCTTGCAGGGACAGGTGGAGGGCGGCGTGATGATGGGACTCGGCAATTGTCTCACCGAGGAGTTCATCGTCGAGGAGGGCAACGTTGTCTCCGACCGCCTCGCCCGTTACCGAATCCCGGGCATTATGCTCACGCCGGAGATCACGTCCATCATCGTGGAACATCCCATATCCGCCGGGCCGTTCGGGGCGAAGGGCGTCGGCGAGATTTCCAGCATCCCTACCACGCCCGCCATCACCAACGCCATTTACAACGCGGTCGGCGTGCGGATTGACAAACTCCCGGTGGACCAGGAGCTGATCGCGAGGGAGTTGTGGGAACGGGAAGGGAAGTAA
- a CDS encoding xanthine dehydrogenase subunit XdhB — MNLWQEYKRPASIAEAVQHLAAAPGPALPIAGGTDLLLDLRQGNHPPVHTLVDLTFVPEMTALELRADSLYIGATVPVSRIARDPLAGAHAQALVEACNLIAGPQVRNTATLGGNVAHALPAADGTIALAALDAAAEVASAAGTRKMPFASLFLGPGKSAIDKSKEIIVGFHIPITNYQSSITASCFKRVMRPQGVALPILNCAVWLTRADDAIADIRIAVGPGGPVPFRAAEAESALRGQPPAEEAFSRALDALLDQAKFRTSARRASADYRRHIVGGLFKDVLETAWKRAE, encoded by the coding sequence ATGAACCTTTGGCAGGAATACAAACGACCCGCCTCCATCGCGGAGGCTGTTCAACACCTTGCCGCCGCGCCCGGTCCCGCGCTCCCCATCGCGGGCGGCACCGACCTGTTGCTGGATTTGCGACAGGGCAACCATCCCCCCGTCCATACTTTAGTTGACCTGACCTTCGTCCCAGAGATGACCGCGCTCGAACTGCGCGCGGACTCGCTCTACATCGGCGCGACCGTCCCCGTCAGCCGCATCGCCCGCGACCCGCTGGCGGGCGCGCATGCCCAGGCGCTGGTCGAAGCCTGCAATTTGATCGCGGGCCCGCAAGTCCGCAACACCGCCACCCTCGGCGGCAACGTGGCCCACGCCCTCCCCGCCGCCGACGGGACCATCGCCCTCGCCGCGCTGGACGCCGCCGCCGAAGTCGCCAGCGCGGCGGGGACGCGGAAAATGCCCTTCGCCTCGCTCTTCCTCGGCCCGGGCAAATCGGCCATTGACAAGTCAAAAGAGATCATCGTCGGCTTTCATATCCCAATTACCAATTACCAATCATCAATTACCGCCTCCTGCTTCAAACGCGTCATGCGCCCGCAGGGAGTGGCGCTCCCCATCCTGAATTGCGCCGTCTGGCTGACGCGCGCGGACGACGCCATCGCCGATATCCGCATCGCCGTCGGCCCGGGCGGACCGGTCCCCTTCCGCGCCGCCGAAGCCGAGTCCGCCTTGCGCGGCCAGCCTCCCGCCGAAGAGGCCTTCTCCCGCGCCCTCGACGCCCTGCTCGACCAGGCCAAATTCCGCACCAGCGCCCGCCGCGCCAGCGCGGACTATCGCCGTCACATCGTGGGCGGATTGTTCAAGGATGTTTTGGAGACCGCGTGGAAACGCGCAGAATAG
- a CDS encoding heme ABC transporter ATP-binding protein, translated as MAESNLLPSGKPRVETLEMRGITKRFPGVLANDKVDFDVQTGEVHALLGENGAGKSTLMKILYGMYRPDEGEILLNGQPITIASPIDSIRYGIGMIHQHFMLAQTLTVAENVALGLPSSRGILTDLDRVSKRILELADIYGLKIDPGAYVWQLSVGQQQRVEIIKALYRGAALLILDEPTAVLTPQEVDELFVIMKQMTRDGHALIFISHKLHEVVEISSRVTVLRDGRKIGTRPTSETSKQDLANWMVGREVGFAPDRGHAELGETRLQLEDVHCGSDRGAPGLRGVSLDVRSGEILGIAGVSGNGQRELAETITGLRKVASGRVQLEGQEIANLPPGELTERMLSYIPEERMRDGMIKEFTVAENLILREHQKQPYSRNGFLDLNRIASHADQLIREFNVKTPSRDTLAKNLSGGNIQKVALARELSRSPRVIIAAQPTRGLDIGATEYVRAQLLEQRRRGAAVMLISEDLDEILAISDRIAVLYEGRVMDIVPRGNATPEKLGLLMAGVHPEDRVSVVK; from the coding sequence ATGGCCGAATCGAATCTGCTTCCCTCCGGCAAACCTCGCGTCGAGACGCTCGAAATGCGCGGCATCACCAAGCGTTTCCCCGGGGTGCTTGCGAACGACAAGGTGGACTTCGACGTGCAGACCGGCGAAGTCCACGCCTTGCTCGGCGAAAACGGCGCGGGCAAAAGCACATTGATGAAGATCCTCTACGGGATGTATCGTCCCGACGAAGGCGAAATCCTGCTCAACGGGCAGCCCATCACGATCGCCTCGCCCATCGATTCGATCAGATACGGCATCGGCATGATCCACCAGCACTTCATGCTGGCGCAGACGCTAACCGTAGCCGAAAACGTCGCCCTGGGGCTGCCATCCTCCCGCGGCATCCTGACCGACCTCGACCGCGTCTCCAAACGCATCCTCGAACTGGCCGACATCTACGGCTTAAAAATAGACCCCGGCGCCTACGTCTGGCAGCTTTCCGTCGGCCAGCAGCAGCGCGTGGAGATCATCAAAGCCCTCTACCGCGGCGCGGCCCTCCTCATCCTCGACGAACCGACCGCCGTCCTCACCCCGCAGGAAGTGGACGAGTTGTTCGTCATCATGAAGCAGATGACGCGGGACGGTCACGCCCTCATTTTCATCTCGCACAAACTGCACGAAGTCGTCGAGATCAGCAGCCGCGTCACGGTCTTGCGCGACGGGCGCAAGATCGGCACGCGTCCCACCAGCGAGACGAGCAAGCAGGACCTGGCAAACTGGATGGTCGGCCGCGAGGTGGGATTCGCCCCCGACCGCGGCCACGCGGAACTTGGAGAGACGCGGCTCCAACTGGAAGACGTCCACTGTGGAAGCGACCGCGGCGCGCCGGGGCTGCGCGGCGTCAGTCTCGATGTGCGCTCGGGCGAGATCCTCGGCATCGCGGGCGTCTCGGGCAACGGTCAACGCGAATTGGCGGAGACCATCACCGGCCTGAGAAAAGTCGCCAGCGGACGCGTCCAGCTCGAAGGGCAGGAGATCGCCAACCTCCCGCCCGGCGAACTCACCGAGCGGATGCTTTCCTACATCCCCGAAGAACGGATGCGCGACGGCATGATCAAGGAATTCACCGTCGCCGAAAACCTGATCTTGCGCGAACACCAAAAACAGCCCTACTCGCGCAACGGCTTCCTGGATTTGAACCGCATCGCAAGTCACGCCGACCAACTGATCAGGGAGTTCAACGTCAAAACGCCCTCGCGCGACACGCTGGCAAAGAACCTCTCCGGCGGCAACATTCAAAAAGTGGCGCTGGCGCGCGAACTCTCGCGCAGCCCGCGCGTCATCATCGCCGCCCAGCCCACGCGCGGACTCGACATCGGCGCCACAGAATACGTGCGCGCCCAACTGCTCGAACAACGGCGCAGGGGCGCGGCCGTCATGCTCATCTCGGAAGACCTCGACGAGATCCTCGCCATCTCCGACCGTATCGCCGTCCTATATGAAGGGCGGGTGATGGACATCGTCCCGCGCGGAAACGCCACGCCCGAAAAACTCGGCCTGCTAATGGCAGGCGTGCACCCCGAAGACCGCGTCTCTGTTGTAAAATAG